In a single window of the Arachis hypogaea cultivar Tifrunner chromosome 6, arahy.Tifrunner.gnm2.J5K5, whole genome shotgun sequence genome:
- the LOC112696163 gene encoding probable indole-3-acetic acid-amido synthetase GH3.6 isoform X2 yields the protein MMTMLTTSIKWQNMENNIMILLFSLLIPSSASSTGTSSMKPKLIPYFDSTLSQAASFIAHRGSTAVLHRFFPPRPGINKILWFLYADNITTTKCGFKVMAASSYSLQSGKAEPQQLAVYSSPPQVFLGSIVEHQMYCHLLCGLRNLEAIDAIRTPYAVGLVKAFGLLESKWEQLCDDLECGFPSIEVSDVAMREDVIKALGGPQLELSNRIRLICRGNNDNWGGIAHRLWRNIRYIRCVCTGSMMQYYPKLKYYAGEVPIVGGDYFASECCVGINLDIMQPPETTRFVILPTAAYFEFLPFNMNEESNDAADETVDLSSVEVGKMYEVVVTTYRGFYRYQLGDVVKVVGFYNKSPEVEFVMRAPKTHAEILTEKDLVSAIENFQLAVRGAMMKIEIVEFASFLDQESQPKQLKVFAEVQEESDFMEDKLEESTMILKRCISSLESGFGALYKVEKDKGQVGNLVLFILRPGAFDKLYEVAIRNGTPASQYKPPKIIRNHEIVTLLQKYSFVTLNDI from the exons ATGATGACTATGTTGACTACATCAATCAAATGGCAGAACATGGAAAACAACATCATGATCCTCCTCTTCTCTCTGTTGATCCCCTCCTCTGCTTCTTCTACAG GAACAAGCTCCATGAAGCCTAAATTGATCCCTTATTTTGATTCAACCCTTTCCCAAGCTGCATCCTTTATTGCTCACAGAGGCAGCACTGCAGTTCTTCACAG GTTCTTTCCTCCAAGGCCAGGGATTAACAAGATCCTTTGGTTTCTCTATGCTGACAATATCACAACTACTAAATGCGGCTTCAAGGTTATGGCTGCATCTTCTTACTCTTTGCAGAGTGGTAAGGCCGAACCTCAACAACTTGCTGTCTATTCAAGCCCTCCACAAGTGTTTCTTGGATCTATTGTTGAGCATCAAATGTATTGCCACCTTCTCTGCGGCCTAAGGAATCTCGAAGCAATCGATGCTATTCGAACCCCTTATGCTGTAGGATTGGTTAAGGCTTTTGGCCTTCTAGAGTCCAAATGGGAGCAGCTTTGTGATGATCTTGAATGTGGCTTCCCAAGTATTGAAGTTTCAGATGTGGCAATGAGGGAAGATGTGATTAAAGCACTTGGAGGGCCTCAACTGGAATTGTCAAACAGAATAAGGTTAATTTGTAGAGGTAATAATGATAATTGGGGTGGTATTGCTCATAGATTGTGGCGAAATATTCGTTATATAAGGTGTGTTTGCACTGGAAGCATGATGCAGTATTATCCAAAGCTGAAGTATTATGCAGGAGAGGTACCTATTGTTGGAGGAGATTACTTTGCTTCTGAGTGCTGTGTTGGCATAAATTTAGACATAATGCAACCTCCTGAGACGACACGATTCGTGATACTTCCAACGGCTGCATACTTTGAGTTTCTTCCATTTAACATGAACGAGGAGAGCAATGATGCTGCTGATGAAACAGTGGATCTTAGCAGTGTAGAGGTTGGGAAGATGTATGAAGTGGTTGTTACTACTTATAGAGGATTCTATCGCTATCAGTTAGGCGATGTAGTGAAAGTTGTTGGATTCTATAACAAATCTCCAGAAGTAGAATTTGTGATGAGAGCACCTAAAACTCATGCTGAGATTCTAACAGAGAAGGACTTGGTTTCAGCAATTGAAAACTTTCAACTTGCAGTAAGGGGTGCCATGATGAAAATAGAGATAGTTGAGTTTGCAAGTTTCTTGGACCAGGAATCACAGCCAAAGCAGTTGAAGGTGTTTGCAGAAGTTCAAGAGGaatctgatttcatggaggacaAACTAGAAGAGTCAACAATGATATTGAAAAGGTGTATTTCCTCACTTGAAAGTGGCTTTGGAGCTTTGTACAAGGTGGAGAAGGATAAGGGTCAAGTAGGGAACTTAGTGTTATTCATTCTAAGGCCTGGAGCATTTGATAAGTTATATGAAGTAGCCATTAGAAATGGAACACCAGCTAGTCAATATAAACCACCCAAGATTATAAGAAATCATGAAATTGTCACACTCTTGCAAAAATATAGTTTTGTGACATTGAATGATATTTAG
- the LOC112696165 gene encoding uncharacterized protein isoform X1 — translation MIKLLCRLCSHLRWPKRRRFRKSNRNKSTLTTSTCSSALVHPNKKPQKPIRVATFNAALFSMAPAVPTNNDEEQNARCDLKPKSILKHSPLHPITSVVPPPERQSKLRVSINLPDNEISLLRSRQSSFSEHEREGGGSSWRWRSVVMRQCNSFSGVEGNDVYGIKSRKTVLEVLRELDADVLALQDVKADEQNDMKPLSDLAKALGMNYVFADSWAPEYGNAVLSRWPIKRSNVQKLFDHTDFRNVLKATIDVPEAGEMNFYCTHLDHLDENWRMKQINAIIQSNNDEPHILAGGLNSLDESDYSQERWTDIVKYYEEIGKPTPKVEVMKYLKSKHYTDAKDYSGECESVVMIAKGQSVQGTCKYGTRVDYILSSSDSTYKFVAGSYLVLSSKGTSDHHIVKVDVVKENNSILNSSPLQEENNNVTKKQQRMKTQPSPSTCIWNKNTYERDID, via the exons atgatcaagctCCTCTGCCGTCTCTGTTCGCACCTCCGGTGGCCAAAACGGCGCCGTTTCCGCAAATCGAACCGAAACAAAAGCACCCTAACCACCAGCACTTGTTCATCAGCATTGGTTCACCCAAACAAGAAACCGCAGAAACCAATCCGCGTAGCAACCTTCAACGCCGCACTCTTCTCCATGGCACCAGCGGTCCCCACCAACAACGACGAAGAACAAAACGCGCGCTGTGATCTCAAACCCAAAAGCATTCTCAAGCACTCTCCTCTTCACCCAATAACTTCGGTTGTTCCACCACCGGAACGTCAATCGAAGCTGAGAGTTTCCATCAACCTACCAGATAACGAGATTTCGCTTCTGAGAAGCAGACAATCGAGCTTCTCGGAGCACGAGAGAGAAGGAGGAGGGTCTTCTTGGCGATGGAGAAGCGTGGTGATGAGACAGTGCAACAGCTTCTCCGGCGTGGAAGGGAATGATGTGTACGGAATAAAGAGCCGGAAGACGGTGCTGGAGGTTCTGAGGGAGTTGGACGCTGACGTTTTGGCTTTGCAGGATGTGAAGGCGGACGAACAAAACGACATGAAGCCATTGTCGGATTTGGCCAAAGCTTTGGGCATGAACTACGTCTTTGCTGATAGCTGGGCTCCTGAATACGGCAACGCCGTTTTGTCCAGGTGGCCCATCAAACGATCCAACGTTCAGAAACTCTTCGACCACACCGATTTCAG GAATGTTCTGAAGGCCACTATCGATGTACCTGAAGCTGGTGAAATGAACTTTTACTGCACCCATCTTGATCATCTTGATGAGAATTGGAGGATGAAGCAGATTAATGCAATAATCCAGTCTAATAATGATGAGCCTCACATCTTAGCTGGAGGGCTTAACTCACTTGATGAATCAGATTACTCACAAGAAAGATGGACTGATATTGTTAAG taCTATGAAGAGATTGGAAAACCAACACCAAAGGTTGAAGTGATGAAATATCTAAAGAGTAAGCACTACACGGATGCTAAGGACTATTCAGGAGAATGTGAGTCTGTAGTGATGATTGCCAAAGGACAAA GTGTGCAAGGGACATGTAAGTATGGAACAAGGGTAGATTACATATTATCATCATCAGATTCAACATATAAGTTCGTAGCAGGGTCCTATCTTGTGCTTTCTTCCAAAGGGACTTCAGATCATCACATAGTCAAAGTTGATGTGGTTAAAGAAAATAATAGCATTCTAAACAGTAGTCCTCTTCAAGAAGAAAACAATAATGTAACAAAGAAGCAGCAGAGAATGAAAACACAGCCAAGTCCATCAACTTGTATATGGAACAAAAACACATACGAGAGAGATATAGattga
- the LOC112696163 gene encoding probable indole-3-acetic acid-amido synthetase GH3.6 isoform X1 translates to MAEEESIIEKVEEYTKNAGFHQLETLRSILQHNSKVQYLQPFISHLDVNTFRTMVPLSSYDDYVDYINQMAEHGKQHHDPPLLSVDPLLCFFYSSGTSSMKPKLIPYFDSTLSQAASFIAHRGSTAVLHRFFPPRPGINKILWFLYADNITTTKCGFKVMAASSYSLQSGKAEPQQLAVYSSPPQVFLGSIVEHQMYCHLLCGLRNLEAIDAIRTPYAVGLVKAFGLLESKWEQLCDDLECGFPSIEVSDVAMREDVIKALGGPQLELSNRIRLICRGNNDNWGGIAHRLWRNIRYIRCVCTGSMMQYYPKLKYYAGEVPIVGGDYFASECCVGINLDIMQPPETTRFVILPTAAYFEFLPFNMNEESNDAADETVDLSSVEVGKMYEVVVTTYRGFYRYQLGDVVKVVGFYNKSPEVEFVMRAPKTHAEILTEKDLVSAIENFQLAVRGAMMKIEIVEFASFLDQESQPKQLKVFAEVQEESDFMEDKLEESTMILKRCISSLESGFGALYKVEKDKGQVGNLVLFILRPGAFDKLYEVAIRNGTPASQYKPPKIIRNHEIVTLLQKYSFVTLNDI, encoded by the exons ATGGCAGAGGAGGAATCCATCATAGAGAAGGTGGAAGAGTACACCAAGAACGCAGGGTTTCACCAGTTGGAAACTCTACGCTCAATCCTTCAACACAATTCAAAAGTGCAATATCTCCAACCATTTATCTCTCATCTTGATGTGAATACTTTCAGGACTATGGTGCCTCTGTCTTCCTATGATGACTATGTTGACTACATCAATCAAATGGCAGAACATGGAAAACAACATCATGATCCTCCTCTTCTCTCTGTTGATCCCCTCCTCTGCTTCTTCTACAG CTCAGGAACAAGCTCCATGAAGCCTAAATTGATCCCTTATTTTGATTCAACCCTTTCCCAAGCTGCATCCTTTATTGCTCACAGAGGCAGCACTGCAGTTCTTCACAG GTTCTTTCCTCCAAGGCCAGGGATTAACAAGATCCTTTGGTTTCTCTATGCTGACAATATCACAACTACTAAATGCGGCTTCAAGGTTATGGCTGCATCTTCTTACTCTTTGCAGAGTGGTAAGGCCGAACCTCAACAACTTGCTGTCTATTCAAGCCCTCCACAAGTGTTTCTTGGATCTATTGTTGAGCATCAAATGTATTGCCACCTTCTCTGCGGCCTAAGGAATCTCGAAGCAATCGATGCTATTCGAACCCCTTATGCTGTAGGATTGGTTAAGGCTTTTGGCCTTCTAGAGTCCAAATGGGAGCAGCTTTGTGATGATCTTGAATGTGGCTTCCCAAGTATTGAAGTTTCAGATGTGGCAATGAGGGAAGATGTGATTAAAGCACTTGGAGGGCCTCAACTGGAATTGTCAAACAGAATAAGGTTAATTTGTAGAGGTAATAATGATAATTGGGGTGGTATTGCTCATAGATTGTGGCGAAATATTCGTTATATAAGGTGTGTTTGCACTGGAAGCATGATGCAGTATTATCCAAAGCTGAAGTATTATGCAGGAGAGGTACCTATTGTTGGAGGAGATTACTTTGCTTCTGAGTGCTGTGTTGGCATAAATTTAGACATAATGCAACCTCCTGAGACGACACGATTCGTGATACTTCCAACGGCTGCATACTTTGAGTTTCTTCCATTTAACATGAACGAGGAGAGCAATGATGCTGCTGATGAAACAGTGGATCTTAGCAGTGTAGAGGTTGGGAAGATGTATGAAGTGGTTGTTACTACTTATAGAGGATTCTATCGCTATCAGTTAGGCGATGTAGTGAAAGTTGTTGGATTCTATAACAAATCTCCAGAAGTAGAATTTGTGATGAGAGCACCTAAAACTCATGCTGAGATTCTAACAGAGAAGGACTTGGTTTCAGCAATTGAAAACTTTCAACTTGCAGTAAGGGGTGCCATGATGAAAATAGAGATAGTTGAGTTTGCAAGTTTCTTGGACCAGGAATCACAGCCAAAGCAGTTGAAGGTGTTTGCAGAAGTTCAAGAGGaatctgatttcatggaggacaAACTAGAAGAGTCAACAATGATATTGAAAAGGTGTATTTCCTCACTTGAAAGTGGCTTTGGAGCTTTGTACAAGGTGGAGAAGGATAAGGGTCAAGTAGGGAACTTAGTGTTATTCATTCTAAGGCCTGGAGCATTTGATAAGTTATATGAAGTAGCCATTAGAAATGGAACACCAGCTAGTCAATATAAACCACCCAAGATTATAAGAAATCATGAAATTGTCACACTCTTGCAAAAATATAGTTTTGTGACATTGAATGATATTTAG
- the LOC112696167 gene encoding protein RESISTANCE TO PHYTOPHTHORA 1, chloroplastic, whose amino-acid sequence MNTLFSPPSTISGLPHVNTNLPRFHSTIRTTFFPQQQPHSLLRGTLSARATSDEVDTRLQTLDGESQSPLSEEQLKLESDATEGTTTTSTSSSAPIDKELKKVAQKTAATFAPRASTATKNPAVPGTALYTVFEVQGYVSMLLGGALSFNLIFPSNEPDIWRLMGMWSIWMFTIPSLRARDCSKNEKEALNYLFLLIPLINVIIPFFWKSFAVVWSADTIAFFGMYAWKFGWLQKTD is encoded by the exons ATGAACACTCTCTTCTCACCCCCTTCAACCATTTCGGGCCTTCCCCATGTGAATACAAATCTTCCTAGGTTCCATTCCACCATCAGAACCACCTTCTTCCCTCAGCAGCAGCCGCACTCTCTGCTCCGCGGCACGCTCTCTGCACGTGCCACTTCCGATGAGGTAGACACCCGCTTACAAACACTGGATGGTGAATCCCAATCCCCACTCTCAGAGGAGCAGCTCAAATTGGAATCCGATGCTACCGAAGGAACTACTACCACTTCCACTTCTTCTTCTGCTCCCATCGACAAGGAGCTTAAAAAG GTAGCTCAGAAGACAGCAGCTACCTTTGCACCAAGGGCTTCCACGGCTACAAAGAATCCTGCAGTGCCTGGAACTGCATTGTACACTGTTTTTGAGGTTCAAGGTTATGTATCAATGTTGTTGGGAGGAGCTTTGTCTTTCAATCTGATATTCCCTTCAAACGAACCTGACATTTGGAGATTAATGGGAATGTGGTCCATTTGGATGTTCA CAATTCCTTCTCTACGAGCTAGGGACTGCTCAAAGAATGAGAAGGAAGCTCTCAACTATCTTTTTCTCCTCATCCCATTGATCAATGTTATAATCCCATTCTTTTGGAAGTCCTTTGCTGTTGTTTGGTCGGCAGATACAATAGCCTTCTTTGGAATGTATGCCTGGAAG TTTGGGTGGTTGCAGAAAACGGACTAG
- the LOC112696165 gene encoding uncharacterized protein isoform X2: MIKLLCRLCSHLRWPKRRRFRKSNRNKSTLTTSTCSSALVHPNKKPQKPIRVATFNAALFSMAPAVPTNNDEEQNARCDLKPKSILKHSPLHPITSVVPPPERQSKLRVSINLPDNEISLLRSRQSSFSEHEREGGGSSWRWRSVVMRQCNSFSGVEGNDVYGIKSRKTVLEVLRELDADVLALQDVKADEQNDMKPLSDLAKALGMNYVFADSWAPEYGNAVLSRWPIKRSNVQKLFDHTDFRNVLKATIDVPEAGEMNFYCTHLDHLDENWRMKQINAIIQSNNDEPHILAGGLNSLDESDYSQERWTDIVKYYEEIGKPTPKVEVMKYLKSKHYTDAKDYSGECVQGTCKYGTRVDYILSSSDSTYKFVAGSYLVLSSKGTSDHHIVKVDVVKENNSILNSSPLQEENNNVTKKQQRMKTQPSPSTCIWNKNTYERDID, translated from the exons atgatcaagctCCTCTGCCGTCTCTGTTCGCACCTCCGGTGGCCAAAACGGCGCCGTTTCCGCAAATCGAACCGAAACAAAAGCACCCTAACCACCAGCACTTGTTCATCAGCATTGGTTCACCCAAACAAGAAACCGCAGAAACCAATCCGCGTAGCAACCTTCAACGCCGCACTCTTCTCCATGGCACCAGCGGTCCCCACCAACAACGACGAAGAACAAAACGCGCGCTGTGATCTCAAACCCAAAAGCATTCTCAAGCACTCTCCTCTTCACCCAATAACTTCGGTTGTTCCACCACCGGAACGTCAATCGAAGCTGAGAGTTTCCATCAACCTACCAGATAACGAGATTTCGCTTCTGAGAAGCAGACAATCGAGCTTCTCGGAGCACGAGAGAGAAGGAGGAGGGTCTTCTTGGCGATGGAGAAGCGTGGTGATGAGACAGTGCAACAGCTTCTCCGGCGTGGAAGGGAATGATGTGTACGGAATAAAGAGCCGGAAGACGGTGCTGGAGGTTCTGAGGGAGTTGGACGCTGACGTTTTGGCTTTGCAGGATGTGAAGGCGGACGAACAAAACGACATGAAGCCATTGTCGGATTTGGCCAAAGCTTTGGGCATGAACTACGTCTTTGCTGATAGCTGGGCTCCTGAATACGGCAACGCCGTTTTGTCCAGGTGGCCCATCAAACGATCCAACGTTCAGAAACTCTTCGACCACACCGATTTCAG GAATGTTCTGAAGGCCACTATCGATGTACCTGAAGCTGGTGAAATGAACTTTTACTGCACCCATCTTGATCATCTTGATGAGAATTGGAGGATGAAGCAGATTAATGCAATAATCCAGTCTAATAATGATGAGCCTCACATCTTAGCTGGAGGGCTTAACTCACTTGATGAATCAGATTACTCACAAGAAAGATGGACTGATATTGTTAAG taCTATGAAGAGATTGGAAAACCAACACCAAAGGTTGAAGTGATGAAATATCTAAAGAGTAAGCACTACACGGATGCTAAGGACTATTCAGGAGAAT GTGTGCAAGGGACATGTAAGTATGGAACAAGGGTAGATTACATATTATCATCATCAGATTCAACATATAAGTTCGTAGCAGGGTCCTATCTTGTGCTTTCTTCCAAAGGGACTTCAGATCATCACATAGTCAAAGTTGATGTGGTTAAAGAAAATAATAGCATTCTAAACAGTAGTCCTCTTCAAGAAGAAAACAATAATGTAACAAAGAAGCAGCAGAGAATGAAAACACAGCCAAGTCCATCAACTTGTATATGGAACAAAAACACATACGAGAGAGATATAGattga